CTGTTGGAAGCCCTGCTTCTCGGACGGCGGGCTATGATTGAGCCAGCTCTACGAGAAGGCTTCGCGGACCTTGGGGTTGTCCACATCTTGGCTGTCTCGGGGCTTCATGTTGGGTACGTGGCTGCTGGCGTAATGGTTCTTCTCTCGGTGTTTCGGGTTCCCTGGCGCGTCAGGTGGCCGCTCCTTCTGGTCGCCCTCTTTCTGTACTCCGTGTTGACGGGATCAAAGCCTCCTGTGGTCCGCGCTTTTCTTATGGCAAGCGCTGTGATCCTCGCAGAGGCTTTCCAGGAACGCTACGACCTAATGAACGGACTGGCTCTGGCCGGTTGCGTCATTCTCCTCCGCAACCCCCTCGCGCTGTATCAGGTGGGCTTTCTTCTGTCGTTCGGGGCGGTTATGGGGATTGGTCTGGCCTATCCCAGAATTCGTGCCTGGGCCCCGCCTGGCTGGTTGAAGTCGCCCCTCACGCGCGGAGTTTGGGAGCTAACCGCCGTCTCGCTCGCCGCTCAGTTCGGCACCTTGCCGATTACGCTGATCTACTTTGGTCGCTTACCCTTGTGGGGAGCTGTAGCCAACGTTGTGGTAGTTCCCCTCACGGGAGTTATTGTGTCGCTCGGTTTTCTCACGCTTCTCGTCACCGCTTTTTCCTCGGCCCTCGGGGATCTATTGGCTTCCTCTTGCTGGAAGAGTTTGACCATACTGGAAGGGTTTGTAACTTTGGCGAGGCAGACAGGCCTGGGCTCGCTGGCCGTGGGTCACGCTCCGGTGCCAGCCGTGGTCGCGGCGTGGGCGCTCTCCCTGGCGGTCCTGCTGAGTCCATCGGTCCTCCAACGCGTGCGCGTAGGCCTGTTCGGATCTTTGGCTCTTGCGAACCTTTTGGTCTGGGAAGGAGCGATTTGCCCGAAGCCGGCAACCGATCTCCTCTTCTTGGACGTCGGGGTAGGAGATGCCGCGCTCGTCCGCTTTCCGAACGGCAAGGTCCTCGTGGTGGACGCGGGAGACGTCTCCCCCGCTTTTGACAGCGGGAAAGAGGTCGTCATTCCTGTGCTGCGACGTCTCGGCGTGCGAAAAGTGGATGTGGTCGTCGCTACCCACGCTCATCAGGATCACGTAGGTGGCCTGGCGTCTGTGCTTCGCACCATTCCGGTCAGACGGATCGTATGGAGTGGCTACCAAAGTGATATGCCGGCGTGGAGACAGGTAGTATCCGTTGCCGATAGCTTACAAATCCCCCTCGTTCGTCGCTGCGCGGGCGATACGATCGGGGGCTTCGAGCCGGCTGTCGTTGCGGTCCTGGGCCCGGATTGTAGGAACCAGCCGACAAACCCCAACGATGCTTCGCTCGTGCTGCTCCTTCACTGCCAAGGGAAACGGATCCTGCTTGCCGGCGACATCGAGGAAGAAGGGGAAAGGGCGGTCCTTCGATACGCGCCCGTTCTCCGTTGTAGCGTGCTCAAGGTGGCCCACCATGGGAGCCCCCGATCTTCGGGGGAAGGATTCCTGCAGGCCACGCAGCCTGAGATAGGGATCATCTCGGCGAGTCAATTCAACCGTTTTGGCTTCCCATCGGCCGCCGTGGTGGAACGACTACAAGGAAGGGGATGCGAAGTCTTGCAGACCGGAAAGGAAGGTGCAGTCTGGCTGAGGTTGCGGGGAGGTACACTTACCCGTGTTCGTTGGTAACCGATCTTGCCCACCAAGCGTGGAGGAGCTATGAACGACCGAGAAAAGCTGCTGGAGAGGATCCTTGACTGTGGGGTGACCGCCATTGTAAGGGTGGATTCTGCTCAGGGCCTGCTCCCTGTCGTCGAGGCCCTTCAGCGCGGCGGCGTGAATGTGGTTGAGATCACCATGACGACCCCGAACGCATTGGAGATCATACGGGAGACCCGCTCCCGCTTCGGTGATCAGGTCCTCCTCGGCGCGGGAACCGTCCTGGACGCGGAGACCGCGCGCGCGGCCATCCTCGCGGGCGCCGATTTCATCGTCAGCCCGATCACAGACGAGGCGACCATTCGCCTGGTTCACCGTTACTCCAAGGTCGTAATGCCCGGAGCGTTTACTCCCACCGAAGTGGTGCGAGCTTGGGAGCTCGGAGCGGATGTGGTCAAGATCTTCCCCACCTCCTCCGTGGGTCCGGAATACATTCGTGATCTGAAAGGGCCCTTGCCCCATGTCCGGATGATCCCCACCGGAGGGGTGAGTTTGGAGACCGCGGCGGCGTTCTTACGAGCAGGCGCCTGCGCCCTTGCCGTCGGGGGAAATCTGGTGAAGAAGCAACTCGTGGCCGAGGGCCGCTACGACGAAATCACCGAACTGGCGAAGAAGTTCGTGCAGATCGTGCGGGAAGTAAGGGGCCGGTGAGGCATCAGGATCATGGCTGCGCCGGTGTGAGGCACCTCATGGCCAGAACTTTGTCAGCCAAACGGATGTCGAGGCTCTTCTCGAGCGTGCGACCTCCAGGTGCAACCAGGTGCGCAAGACAGGTTCCCGAGGGCCGATTTGCCCGGCGCTGATCTGCGAGCCGAGGCGAACGTGACAGAGCAGGAGCGACAGAGGCTGTTGACTCTCAGCGGGTTCGAACGCCCCTTCTGGCAGAGGGGGCTCCTGGTCGCCGGCGTCGATGAGGCGGGTCGAGGTCCCCTCGCTGGACCCGTCGTGGCCGCTGCGGTCGTGCTCCCCGCCGAGCCCCTCATCGCCGGTATCGACGATTCCAAGCAGTTGGCACCGGAGGTACGTGAGGAGCTTTACGAGCGAATCGTGCGCCAGGCGATCGCGGTGTCCATCGGAAGGGCAGAACCATGGGAGATTGACCGACTGAATATACTCAGGGCCACCTGCTTGGCGATCTCGCGGGCTATCGGCGGCCTTCCTCCGATCTGTCTGCACGTGTTCGTGGACGGTCTCTTGGTGCCCGGACTCCCCTACCCGCAGACGGCGCTGGTTCACGGTGACGCACGTTGCTATTCCGTTGCGGCCGCCTCCATCGTCGCGAAGGTGACCAGGGATCGCCTGATGGCCCAGCTGGACCGGGAGTACCCGGGGTATGGCTTCGCCAGGCACAAGGGTTACGCGACGCCCGAACACGTCAGAGCCATCCAATCCTTAGGCCTCTGCCCCCTGCACCGCAGGAGTTTCCGTGTACCTGAGAACCTGCGTGGGCGATACCGCTGCGGGTAACAAGCGGTGTCGGCTCCGCTGGAATGCTCCTCCTCACGGTCGGACCTCAGGGAGTTCTCGGGGCAGACAGTGACAAACGGCGCCGGGCAGGGGCTGGTGGGCCGCGCCGTTGCGACCTCGTCCCCGATCCGAAGGCTCAATCGCGCTGGATGTACAGAAGATCCCGCCAGCGCGAGAGGGGAAAAGGCACGAACCCGGGCACGGCAAGCCCCGCGGCAGCGAAAGGCGCCGGCATCTCCGGATCGTGAATCGCGAGCAGGCTCCCCAGTGTGAGGTCTGCGAAGGCTCGAGCGGAAAAACGGATGTCTCTCCTCCGTCAGGCATTTCACAGCAGCGACAAGGTGTATCGCCCATGACCAGCACACGGCGCTCGCGGGGTCTGCGGGGCGAGGAAATCGCCGCGCGGCACCTCCTGGCCAACGGATGGCAGATCGTGGCCCGCAACGTGCGCCTGGGACGATACGAGATCGACCTGATCGCTCGTGAGGGCAATACACTGGTGTTCGTGGAGGTAAAGACTGCCTCCGGACCGCGTTTCGGATCCCCTGAGGATTGGATCACCCCACGAAAGCGGCGCTCCCTGGTGCGGGCTGCACTGCGCTACCTCGCAGAGCACGGACTGGAAAACATCGACTGCCGCTTCGACGTTGTGGCGATTGAACGAGGGGCGAGAAGCACTCGGTTGCGACACTATCGGGGCGCGTTCTCGCCGGAGCCGGGAGATCTCCCAGTCTGAAGGGGGCCGGGCCTGGCTTCCGGAAAGACCGCTTGGCAGCCGATCCTCTCGGCTTGAACGCCGGGGGGATGGCGCGGCTGAGCTCTTGGAGCCTGGTACGGCAAGGTCCGGGGACCAGGCACTCTTTCTACCAAGGTCTTCCACCAGTGCCCGGGCCAGCGCGGGGAGGATACCGTGTCTTGCAACGCCGAGGGACGCAGATTCAGAGAAACTGCTCCCGCGCGCGTTCCCTCGCAAGGCCAAGGACCGCAGAGGACACGCGCGGAACGGCATCTGCTCACTCCCGCTGCTCGTTTGTTGCCACCGCAGACCGAGTTCAGGACGGGGGGAACGGGCAGGCGGCGGAGCGAGAACGAGCTCCCGCCGGAGCGGGAGCTTCCACTTGTTTTTTCCCGCGCGCACAGCTATCTTGGCGCGGTTACAGGAGCGTGGGTGCGCGCAAAGAGCACCGTCCGAGGGATACGGCTGGTCGATGAAGGCAGAGGGAAGGGGCGGCAGGAACTGGAGTAGGGCGTGCGCGCGCGAAGGGCGCATCCGTGCGGGTGAGGCCACCACGATCCCGCCCCTCGGATTCAGATTCGGTCTCCTGGCGGGGGGAAGCAGAAGCATCTTCTCGGCGCTGGGTCCTCGTTTTACCTCGCCGTCCAAGGGGAAAACAACGCCCGACGCGGGCCAGAGTGCGGCCCACTGTTTTCCTTCCCTGCGGAGTGCGAGAGCCGGGGCGGGACCAAGAGGCAGCCAGATTAAAAGAACCAGGCCAACCCTCGTACGAAAAAGTCCACGCACGCTGCAGGGGACGCTGGCTACCCACCCCCAATCGCTCGTTCGTATCCTGCCACGGGCTCCGCTTGTGGGAGCTCGGACTATTCGATCTACCCGGATCCGTCGTCCGAAACCTTTTCCCCTCGCGGCGGGGCTAGGGCGGCAACGCCCCCTCTTTCAGGGAGTGGCAAGTCTCACCGCTGCTTCTTTTTTGGGACGGGCCCGGACGCGGAGAGGCGGCCCCGTGACCGCCCACAATGGGGCCGTCGTAAACCCATGCCCGTCTTTTCCAGCGAGGGTTATCCTTCTCCGCTGCCATGCCAGGGACCTACTGTTTTCCATCCCGCACTGGACATCGCCGACCTCAGCCCCGCTGTACAGGGCACAGGGGACACTCAACCTTGGCGGGACCGAAAAGCCTGGTCCTTTCCCAAACCTTATCGCGACTCGATCGGCCAGGGCAGGTTTTTCGCTCACCGGAGCCCTTCGTCTTTGATGGTGTGACGCTACGCGGAGGACCTATGGCTCTGCTGGACAGGCTGGTTGCAACAACTCTCCCGATCGTTCCAAAACCGATTGTCCGCTACTTTTCCAGAAGATACATCGCGGGGGAGCGCCTGGAAGATGCCATTCGCGTGACCCGCCAGCTCAATCGCGAGGGGGCCATGGCCACGATCGACGTGCTCGGCGAGCACGTCTCCGACCCACGGCAGTGCGAAGAGGCCGTGCTTGCGTACGAAACAGTCCTCGACGCCATCGAGGCCGAAAAGCTGGACTCGAACATTTCGGTGAAACCCACACACATGGGGCTGAAAATCAGCTACGAGCTTTGCCTGAATAACCTCCGGCGCCTCGTGCGCAAGGCCGCCTCCCTCAACAACTTCGTCCGCATCGACATGGAGGACTCCACCTGCACGGCGGACACCATCCGTCTTTACCGACATCTCCGTCAGGAGTTCACGAACGTGGGCCTGGTCCTTCAAGCCTATCTCCGGCGATCCCATCAGGATATCGAAGACCTGTTAGCCCTCAAGCCAAACGTCCGCGTCTGCAAGGGCATCTACGTGGAGCCGCGAGAGATTGCGTACAAGGACAAGGAGATCATCCGGCGCAATTTCGCGTGGATGATGGAGACCTTGCTTCGCCATGGCTCGTACATCGGCATCGCCACCCACGACGAACGGCTTGTATGGGAAGGGTATCGATTGGTCCGGGAGTTCCGAGTCCCCCCTCAGCAGTACGAGTTTCAGATGCTTCTCGGAGTGGACGATCAGCTGCGGCGTATCATCCTGCGGGATGGACACCGGCTCCGGGTTTACGTTCCCTTCGGAAGGGAGTGGTACGCGTACTCCCTCCGCCGTCTGCGGGAGAATCCGCAGATCGCCGGCTACGTCTTCCGCGCCCTTTTCAGGCGGGATGGCCAAGCACCTGGCGCGAATTAGAGGCGATGGGCCTCGACGCGGTGCGGCCCTCACCCGAAACCGATTGCAGCCACGGAGGGAAGCAACCGTCACGGAGCACAACGGAGAGGGGTAAGACCGGGAAAGAGGTTCGGGAGGGAAGATGAGAAAGCGTGTGGCCCTGAAGATTCTCAGGTACCGGAACAGGCTTCGCTACCGCCGGGATCAGATCGAGAAGGCCAAGCGTGTCGCCGCTCGCCTGGGAATCGAGATCGCCGAACCAAAGAACACGTCGGGAGAACAAGGTTCTTCTCCCTCCATTGAGCTTCCCAGCGCGGGAGAAGGCCATGAGCAGCACTAAGACCGCGGGTCTGCCTTCCGCAGGGGAAGCCAGGTGAAGGACCTCCCCACCGTATCCGAGATCCGGAAAGCGCAGGTCCGGATCGCCCCCTACGTCTGGCAGACCCCTCTGCTGCGCGTCGGAAGCGTTCCCCTGTACTTGAAGATGGAGTGCTGGCAACGTACGGGGAGCTTCAAGGTTCGCGGCGCCTTCTCGAAGCTGCTGACGCTGAGCAAGGAAGAGCTGGCTCGAGGTCTGGTGACCGCCTCCGCAGGGAATCACGGTATCGGCGTGGCGGAAGCGGCAAGGTCCCTGGGAACAACCTGCCACGTGTTTGTCCCGCTTAGCGCCGCTCGTGCCAAGATCCGGAGCCTGGAAGAGTTGGGCGCGCTGTTGCATTTCGCGGGACGGGATTACGACGAATGCGAGGAGGAGGCCCGCCGCTGGGCGCGGGACCACAATGCCCTCTTTGTGCACGCCTTTGACGACCTCGAGGTCATCGCCGGTCAGGGGACCGTGGGCCTGGAAATGATCGAGCAGATGGACGACGGGGTACGTACCCTCTTTGTCCCGGTCGGCGGCGGTGGCTTAATCGCCGGTGTGGCGAGTGCGTTCCGGGGACTGCGGCCCGACGTGCGTATTATCGGGGTGCAGCCGGAGGCCAGTCCCGCTATGCTTCGTGCGCTGGAGGCGGGCCACGTTGTCGAAACGCCCTGCGGCGAGACCCTCGCCGACGGCCTAGCCGGCAGGTTCGTCTCCGAAAGGACTCTCCGCGCTTGTCAGCGGTGGGTCGACGGCATCGTTCTCGTGAGCGAGAAGGAAATCCGTGCCGCCGTCTTTTGGCTCTTAGACACCGTGCACACGGTGGGCGAGGGGTCGGCAGTCGTGGGCATTGCCGCAGCCCTGCGAGGTAAAGAACCCGAACCCTACGCTACGATCGTCACCGGAAGGAACATCGACGCTCAGCTCCTCTGCCGCATCCTGAGGGAGGAAACGAATGCCTGAGTACACAGCTGATTTGCGGGTCAACGGCCAGTCGATCCCCCTGAACGAGTTTGTCAATCGACTCCTCTCGAACATCATTTGCGCCATGGTGGCAAGTCTGAAAGGGACGTCGGAGCCCAAGATAATCGAGATTCGCGTGGAGCTACGGGGAAGCGATCAGTAGCCTACCCCCCACCCGCACACCTTGGTCCGGGCCTCACGGCCGGAGAGGCACTTCCTTGCCGCGCCGCTTCCTTCGAGGCTCGGTTCCGCCGAAGATGGGAGTAGCGGGCGAAGAGGGCCAGGGGATCTAATCTTGCATCCCATTACGTTGGAGAGCTGAAGATGGACATGTCCCGTAAGGAGTTCTTGGAAGTCCTCGGCAAGGGCGCCTTGCTCGCTGCCGGGGGCACGCACTTGCTCCCTCCAGCTTCTGGTCCACCGGCGGATCGCTCCCACCCGGGGTTTGTCCTCCGATACCGACCGCTTCGCCTCGAGCTGAAACATGCCTGGACCCTCAGCCGAGGGACCAGCCACTTCAAGGAGAATGTGTTCGTCGAGCTGGAGTGCGACGGGGTAGTGGGGCTTGGAGAGGCCGCGCACAACGTCCGCTACGGCGAAAGCCTGGAATCGACCCAGCAGGCGCTGGAGCAGGCGCGACCCCTCCTGGAGCGCGCCGACCCGTGGGTATTTGTGGACACACAGCTGGCCCTCAGACAGCACATTCAGGGTCAGAACGCGGCCAAGGCGGCCTTGGACATGGCAATGCTCGATTGGGTCGGTAAGAAACTCGGTGTACCCCTATACAGGTTCTGGGGTCTGGATCCCAGGAAGGCGCCGCAAACCACGTATTCCATCGGGATCGATACCCCGGAGGTTATTCGCGAAAAGGTGAAAGAGGCCGAGCCGTACCCGATTCTGAAGATCAAGATGGGGGCCGGAAACGACGAGGAAATCCTGAGGGCCGTCCGGCAGGTGACCGACAAACCCCTCCGGGTAGACGCCAACGAAGGGTGGAGAACAAAGGAGGAGGCCATCCGCAAGATCGAGTGGCTCGCCCAGCATGGTGTGGAATTCGTAGAGCAGCCCATGCCCGCGGCCATGCTGGAAGAGACCGCCTGGGTACGGGAGCGTTCGCCCCTGCCCATCATCGCCGACGAGTCGGTACACACCGCCTCCGACATTCCGAAGCTTGCAGGCGTCTTCGACGGCGTCAACATCAAGGTGGACAAGGCTGGCGGCCTGCAGGAAGCCTATCGAGCCATCTGGATGGCCAAGGCGATCGGGCTCAAGACGATGCTCGGCTGCATGATCGCCAGCTCTCTCTCCATCACGGCAGCAGCCCACCTATCCCCCCTCGTGGATTACGCCGATCTGGACGGGCATCTGCTTATCGCGAACGATCCCTATGTAGGGGTCGAAGTAAGGGACGGCTGGCTCATCCTCCCCGAGAGACCCGGAATCGGAGTCGTGCCCAGGGATTAGCCCAGCGCTTCCGCGATCGCGAACGCCAAACCGAAAGGACAGCGACCATGCTCTCGAACAACATCCGACGGTACATTCACTACGAGATCCCCGAACAGGCCATCTTCAATCCTGACCGCTGGGATTTTCGCCATGTGCAGAAGGTCCTCTCGTGGCGCTCAGCTGCAAACGCGCTGAGGCTGCATCTCGCCCTCAGCGACGGGTCGGAAGCTGAGCTCGAGATGTTCGCCTGGTCAGACGATATCCTGCGCTTTCGCTTCGGTGAATCGGGAGCGACGTTTCGTGAGTCCTCCGAGATGCTTGTCGGGGTACCGAGCCCCGGGAACCTCGAGGTAGAGCAGGCAGGGAGCAGGCTGATCGCCCGAACCCGCTCCCTGGCCGTTCAGATCGGCCTGGACCCCTGGAGCCTCCGGCTCGAAGATAGCCGCGGGCGGAAGCTCCAGAGCACACACGACTCGGGCCCCTGGAAGTCTTTCTTCCCTCTGTACCCCCTCGGCCTCCAGCAGGGCAAGGCTGGGGAGCCAACGCGGGTGTTCGCCTCGTTCGACCTCGAGCCTTTGGAAGCGGTCTACGGGCTGGGGGAGAAATTCGGCCCTCTCAACAAGCGCGGACAGTCCCTTGTATCCTGGAACTCCGATACCACCAATTGCTCGATGGACCGCGCCTACAAGAATGTGCCCTTCCTGATGACCACGGCCGGCTACGGGCTTTTTCTCCACGATAGTCACCGCATCGAATACGAGATCGGCAGCTGGAGCCATACCGCCCTGAGCTTCGCGGTGGAGAACCCATCACTGGAGTGGTTCTTTCTGTACGGCCCGTCGTTAAAAGAGCTGTTGAGTCGCTACACCGAGCTCACCGGCCGCGCTTCCATGCCCCCTCTTTGGAGTTTCGGCCTCTGGATGTCGCGTTGCGGCTACCGGAACCGGAAGGAGCTGGAGGAAGTGGCGGCCGAGCTCCGGCGCCGAAAGATCCCTTGCGACGTCCTTCACCTCGATCCGTTCTGGATGCACGAGAACCACTACTGCGACTTCGAATGGGACCTGAACGCCTTCCCCGAGCCTCAGGAGATGCTGGCTCGCCTGGGAGCTGAAGGCTTCAAGGTCTGCCTTTGGGAACAACCGTACGTCCCAGCCGGAACGGAAATGTTCCGCGAGGGAGATAGCCGGGGATACTTCGTACGGGACGCCGAAGGCAAGACCCTCCTGATCCCGGATTTCCTGGAAAATCAGGTCGGCCTGGTGGACTTCACCCATCCCGAGGCCAGGAGATGGTACCAGGATAAGCATCGTGGCCTTCTGCAAATGGGAGTGGCCGTGTTCAAAACGGATATGGGGGAAGCAGTGCCCCGGGAAGCTGTCTTCGCCGATGGGCGAACCGGCGCGGAAATGCACAACCTCTATCCCTTGCTCTACGGACGTACCGTTTGGGAAGCTGTCGCGACGAAATGGGGCGGGACGGGGCTTGTGTGGGGAAGATCCGCTTACGCCGGCTCCCAGAGGTACCCCGTCCATTGGGGCGGAGACTCCATCAGTACTCCCGAGGAGATGATGGCCGTCCTGCGCGGAGGGCTGAGCTGGGCGCTTTCTGGAGGCGCGTTCTGGAGTCAGGACATCGGAGGCTTCCAGGGCAAGAAACCCGACCCTTGGCTCTATGTCCGCTGGGCACAATGGGGCTTGTTCAATTCCCATAGCCGATGTCACGGGGTCCAACCCCGGGAGCCGTGGGCGTTCGGAGACAAGGCCGAGGAGATTTTCCGTCGCTTCGCAGAACTGCGCTACCAGCTCCTCCCTTACTTGTGGGGAGTGGCCCGTGAGGCCTCGTACACAGGCCTGCCTGTGATGCGCCCCCTGGTCCTGGAGTTTCAGGACGATCCTACCACCTGGAACCTCGACACCGAGTACCTATTCGGCCCATCGCTTCTCATCGTGCCGGTCTTCGACCAGGCCGGTCGCGTGCACTATTACCTTCCGCCGGGCCTGTGGCTGGACTTCTGGCGGGATCGCAAGCTCGAAGGGCCCCGTTGGGTGGAGGAGACCGTACCTTTGGAGGAAATGCCCATCTTCCTCCGCGACGGCGCCCTGATCGGTATGGCACCAATCTCGCAATACGTTGGCGAGTCACCTTGGGAGAAGCTTTCTCTGACCGTCTTTCTGACCGTGGGCAGAGCCCAGGCCCTCCTCGTGGACGACCGCGGGGGCGAGATCCGCGTGGAGGCATCCCGAGAAACGAAAGCCGCCCAGCTGCGATGGTCCGGAAGCGCGGCAGCGGTGGAGATACTGTGGCGATCCATCGAGAAGCCTCGTTCCGTGCTCTGGAAGGAGACACCCATCCCTACCGGGGGAGGCCAGTCGCAGGGTTTCTGGGACTATGACGCCGAGATCCAGCGGCTGAGAATTGTCCTCCCTCCGGGTGCGGAGAGCTGGGAGGTGAAACTCCTGTTCTGAAGCAAGGCGCCCGAGGAGCTCAATTTCTACGCAGGCCGGCGTCGGGATGCCAAGGCTCCGCATGCGGCTTGCGGGGGCCGATACGATCGACAGGAAGGACCTGCAACCTCAGGGATCCAGGGAATGCACACGGGGCGCAACCCAAGACAAGACCGAGAGGGTAGGGGAAAGGCCATGAGGAAGGTGTGGATTGTTTCTTCTGTCTGTGCCTCGGCCTTGGCCGTCTTTTGCAGCCGGGGCGCCGCCCAGTATCTTCCTCTCCGAAGCCAAGACCGTAATGCCCTTCAGTGGAATGTCCTGAGCTGGGGCTATGAGTCAATGATGGAAGACCACGTCCGACGGGTAGCCTTCGAATACAATCTCCGTCGCTCCTGGCCCTCCGATCCGGAGCAGATTGCCCGTCGGCAAGCCGACACGCGGGCAAGACTCCGGCAGGCCCTGGGCCTTCACCTCCTGGAGCCCACCCCTTTGAACGCGCGGGTTACGGGCACACTGGATTGTGGGGACTACGTCATCGAGAAGCTGGTTTTTAGCAGTTTGCCTGGGGTGTACGTGACCGGTAGCGTCTACGTACCCAAGGACGATAGCGTCCGGCATCCTGCAATCCTTTGCCCGCACGGCCATTGGCGGCATGGCCGCTACCAGACGGAGGTACAGGCGCGCTGCATCGGCCTGGCTAAACTGGGCTACGTGGTGTTGTCCATCGATGCCTATGGCTACGGCGAACGCGCCCCCACGGGGCACCGGGAAGCACACTTCCTCCTCCCCACAGGGCTTACCCTCGAGGGCCTGCAGATCTGGGATAACCTTCGCGCCATCGATTACCTCCTGTCCCGTCCCGATGTGGATCCCTCGCGCATTGGGATCACCGGTGCTTCTGGAGGGGGCAATCAGACCATGTACACCGCCGCCCTCGACGAGCGCATTCGCGCCGCGGTCCCTGCCGTATCCGTGAACACCCTTGACGGCCTGTTCTTCCGAGGTATCGGCTGCGCGTGCGAAGTGGTGCCCGGCATCCTTCGTTTTGCCGACGAATGGGATATTCTGGCGTGCATTGCGCCACGCTACCTCTTCATCCCAAGCACAGTCCTTGACCCCATTTTCCCCGTGGCGCGGGCCCGGGAAGCATTCCTGCGAGCCAAGCAAGTGTTCGAAGATCTCGGCGTAGCGGACCACATTACGATCCAGCATTTCTACGATCGCCACGCCTACAATCAGGAACTGCGCGAGGCCATGTATGGCTGGTTTCAGAGCGTCTTTCGCGGAAAACCCTTTGAGCCTGTACCCGAACCCCCCGGGGTGGAACCCATCCACGACTTCGCAGAGCTTCGGGTTTTCCCAGAAGGCAAACTACCGGCTGACGCAAGGTCGCTCACCCACCTGGCTCTCTCCGCAGCCAAGCGCTACCGTCGACCTTCCCGTTTCTCCAGCCTCCAGGACTGGAATTCCTACAAGGGTCAAGTCCTTTCGGTCCTCCGCGAGAATGTTCTCGACAGCCTCCCTGATCGGGGCCCGATCCCCTTGCGCCTGAAGATAGTAGACCGGACAAGCTTCAGCAGCTGGGACATCGAGAAATGGGTCTTCTGGAGCGACTGGGATGTCATCGTCCCTGCCGTCTGGGTCCGCTCGCCCAACCCTCGAGGCACGGTAATCCTGGCCCACGCGGAGGGCAAGGAACAGGCCGTAACCGAGGGGTGGGTGGAGCAGGCACGCAAAGCCGACCTGAACGTGCTGGCCATCGACCTCAGGGGAACGGGAGAGACGCGCGAAGAGGGTCGACTCCTGGTCCAAAACAACCTGATAATTGGCAAACCTATTCTCGGTGAGTGGGCTTGGGACTTGTGTCGGGCCATCGACGCGGTAGAGATTTCGCTTGGCGGTTCGGGTCAGCCCGTCTATTTGGTCGGTAATGGCCCGGCCGGCCTTGCCTGTCTATTGGCCGGTCTTCTTGACGACCGCGTGAGCGGCGTCGGGGCTATCGCTACCCTCGGCTCCTATGTGGCCAAAGACCGATACAGTGTCGACGGCGTCTACTATCTTCCGGGGATTCTCCAGTGGGCGGATATCCCCCACCTTGT
Above is a genomic segment from candidate division KSB1 bacterium containing:
- the yicI gene encoding alpha-xylosidase; the protein is MLSNNIRRYIHYEIPEQAIFNPDRWDFRHVQKVLSWRSAANALRLHLALSDGSEAELEMFAWSDDILRFRFGESGATFRESSEMLVGVPSPGNLEVEQAGSRLIARTRSLAVQIGLDPWSLRLEDSRGRKLQSTHDSGPWKSFFPLYPLGLQQGKAGEPTRVFASFDLEPLEAVYGLGEKFGPLNKRGQSLVSWNSDTTNCSMDRAYKNVPFLMTTAGYGLFLHDSHRIEYEIGSWSHTALSFAVENPSLEWFFLYGPSLKELLSRYTELTGRASMPPLWSFGLWMSRCGYRNRKELEEVAAELRRRKIPCDVLHLDPFWMHENHYCDFEWDLNAFPEPQEMLARLGAEGFKVCLWEQPYVPAGTEMFREGDSRGYFVRDAEGKTLLIPDFLENQVGLVDFTHPEARRWYQDKHRGLLQMGVAVFKTDMGEAVPREAVFADGRTGAEMHNLYPLLYGRTVWEAVATKWGGTGLVWGRSAYAGSQRYPVHWGGDSISTPEEMMAVLRGGLSWALSGGAFWSQDIGGFQGKKPDPWLYVRWAQWGLFNSHSRCHGVQPREPWAFGDKAEEIFRRFAELRYQLLPYLWGVAREASYTGLPVMRPLVLEFQDDPTTWNLDTEYLFGPSLLIVPVFDQAGRVHYYLPPGLWLDFWRDRKLEGPRWVEETVPLEEMPIFLRDGALIGMAPISQYVGESPWEKLSLTVFLTVGRAQALLVDDRGGEIRVEASRETKAAQLRWSGSAAAVEILWRSIEKPRSVLWKETPIPTGGGQSQGFWDYDAEIQRLRIVLPPGAESWEVKLLF
- a CDS encoding dipeptide epimerase, which encodes MDMSRKEFLEVLGKGALLAAGGTHLLPPASGPPADRSHPGFVLRYRPLRLELKHAWTLSRGTSHFKENVFVELECDGVVGLGEAAHNVRYGESLESTQQALEQARPLLERADPWVFVDTQLALRQHIQGQNAAKAALDMAMLDWVGKKLGVPLYRFWGLDPRKAPQTTYSIGIDTPEVIREKVKEAEPYPILKIKMGAGNDEEILRAVRQVTDKPLRVDANEGWRTKEEAIRKIEWLAQHGVEFVEQPMPAAMLEETAWVRERSPLPIIADESVHTASDIPKLAGVFDGVNIKVDKAGGLQEAYRAIWMAKAIGLKTMLGCMIASSLSITAAAHLSPLVDYADLDGHLLIANDPYVGVEVRDGWLILPERPGIGVVPRD
- a CDS encoding acetylxylan esterase produces the protein MRKVWIVSSVCASALAVFCSRGAAQYLPLRSQDRNALQWNVLSWGYESMMEDHVRRVAFEYNLRRSWPSDPEQIARRQADTRARLRQALGLHLLEPTPLNARVTGTLDCGDYVIEKLVFSSLPGVYVTGSVYVPKDDSVRHPAILCPHGHWRHGRYQTEVQARCIGLAKLGYVVLSIDAYGYGERAPTGHREAHFLLPTGLTLEGLQIWDNLRAIDYLLSRPDVDPSRIGITGASGGGNQTMYTAALDERIRAAVPAVSVNTLDGLFFRGIGCACEVVPGILRFADEWDILACIAPRYLFIPSTVLDPIFPVARAREAFLRAKQVFEDLGVADHITIQHFYDRHAYNQELREAMYGWFQSVFRGKPFEPVPEPPGVEPIHDFAELRVFPEGKLPADARSLTHLALSAAKRYRRPSRFSSLQDWNSYKGQVLSVLRENVLDSLPDRGPIPLRLKIVDRTSFSSWDIEKWVFWSDWDVIVPAVWVRSPNPRGTVILAHAEGKEQAVTEGWVEQARKADLNVLAIDLRGTGETREEGRLLVQNNLIIGKPILGEWAWDLCRAIDAVEISLGGSGQPVYLVGNGPAGLACLLAGLLDDRVSGVGAIATLGSYVAKDRYSVDGVYYLPGILQWADIPHLVALLSPRRVTLAGPIWPSGEPVRHEELARLFEPATSAFRLKEAVSSLNLTTEARFPSVVAHLIH